GGACGATGAGGAACATCGTCCCGACTGCGGCGGCAGGGATGCCGGCCACGTCCGTGTAGTAGTACAGCAGGAACGTCGCAGCCAGGGAGAAGGCCAGGTTGAAGCCGAAGTCACCGGCTCCGTACCCCAGAACCGTCTTGAACGACGGGTTCTCCAAGCTCTTCAGACTTGCCATAGGAAGGCTCCTCGGTGCTTCGTGCGAAGCGCGGCACGGCAACAGCGGCGCGCGGAGGGGGAGAGCGGAGGTGGGGGTGGATGGCCCGACGTAGCCCATCAGTGGACTAGATGCTCAGGACCATAGGCCCGGTTTGGTCGAGTTCACAAGAGGGCAATCAGTTCCACTTGTGAACTAGCACAAGCGATGCAGGTCAGCACGTCGTGTCACACCGAACTACAACTGTGAACTTCTAATCCGGATCCTCGACCGACGGTCCCCGTCGCAAGCGCGGTGCCGCATCGTGGGTGAGCACCAAGGCATGCATCCGGCGGGGCCGAGGGCGGACGGCATAGCCCTGCGTCATCGTTTGGAGCCGCTCGACGGGGGGGGGGGGGGGGGGGCACTTCCCACGCCGACCGGGGTGTACTCAAAACGATCGTTTGAGTACATGCACCCACGGGGGGTCTCGCTCCCGAACACCCTCGAGCCGGCCCGTGAGGCCGCGCACACCGCCCTGATCTTCGACCACGGCGGTCCGGCGCATGAACGGTAGGTCAGATCACGGACGGCGCACCCCGCGGTGAGCCCATGCAGGGGGAGGGGATAGGTGAGCACGATGGCCGACAGTGATGGGTCGAGGAGCTCCTCGACGAGAGCGCGCGGGCCGCGGTGATGGTGGCCAGCCAGGTAGGCGTGCCCGCAGGAGACGCGGAAGGGCCCAAGCCCCATGTGGACACGGAGTGCTTCGGCGCCACGGCGTCGAGGCCCATCAGCCAGCAACGTCATACCTCGAAGCCGGTGTCCTCCGCGTCCGGGCGGTGGTGGTGGCCGGCGAGGCCCGCACGTTGTTGACGGCGCGGCATATTCGTGGTGACGTTATGAAGCGTATGCAACCAGCCTTGTGTCTTCCACGCTTGGAGTTCTGCCGGATGACTGTCCTGATGAAGCCGCTCACCCTGGGCGCGCTAGCGCTGCCCAACCGCGTGATCATGGCGCCGTTGACCCGTCGGCGGGCCGGGGAAGGACGCGTGCCGACCGAGCTGATGGCGGGTTACTACGCCCAGCGAGCCGGGGCTGGCCTCATCATCAGCGAAGCGACGTCGGTCAGCCCCCAGGGTGTGGGTTACCCGGGCACCCCCGGCATCTGGTCGTCTGAGCAGACCGAGGGGTGGCAGCGGGTGACCCGCGCCGTGCACGAGCGTGGCGGGCGCATGATGCTGCAGCTGTGGCACGTCGGGCGCATCTCCGACCCGGAGCTGCTGGGCGGTGAGTTGCCGGTCGCGCCTAGTGCCGTCACTCCCGCCGGCCGGGTGAGTGTGCTGCGTCCCAAGCGCGCCTACACGCGGCCGCGGGCGCTGGAGACCGACGAGGTCGCCGGCATCGTCGAAGACTTCCGGCGCGGCGCGCTCAACGCCAAGACGGCCGGTTTCGACGGCGTGGAGCTGCACGCGGCCAACGGTTACCTCATCGACCAGTTCCTGCAGGACAGCACCAACCACCGCACCGACCACTACGGCGGCAGCGTCGAGAACCGGGCCCGCTTCCTGCTGGAGATCACCGATGCGGTCGCCGGTGTGTGGGGCGTGGACCGGGTGGGTGTGCACCTGCGCCCACGCGGGGAGGAGCACGACATGGGCGACAGCGATCCGCGCGAGCTGTTCGGCTACGTGGCCGAGCAGCTAGGCGCCCGCGGAGTGGCGTTCTTGTTCGTCCGCGAGATCGAAGCCGCAGACAGCCAGCTGGCGCACATGCGGAAGCGCTTCGGCGGTCCGGTCATCGCCAACGAGGAGATGGACCACGCCGGCGGTGCCCGGTTGATCGAAGCGGGTGTCGCCGATGCGGTGGCCTTCGGGCGCGACTACATCGCCACCCCCGACCTGGCCGAGCGCATCGCGGCCGGTCAGCCGTGGAACGAGCAGAACCTCCGCACCTTCTACCCCCAGCCCGGGGTGGACCTCGCCGTCGGCTACACCGACTACCCGTCCCTGGCCCACTGACCGCGGCAGGTACGGTCGGCTCATGGCCTTCTCCGACGACGACACTGAGGTCCGGGCCCAGGGCTGGCGCACGCTGGCGCTCTTCCACGACCTGATCGCCACCGAGCTGGAAGCCGCGCTGCAGCAGTCGGTGCAGCTGTCGGTGGTGGAGTACACCTTGCTGGACGTGCTCAGTCGGCAGGTCGGTGAGCATCACCTGCGCATGGCCCAGGTCGCTCGCGCCACGGCCCTGTCCCGCAGTGCTACGACCCGCCTGGTGACCCGCCTGGAAGAACGCGACCTGATCACCCGGTTCCTGTGTGTCGATGACCGTCGGGGCATCTACACCGAGCTGACCCCCGCCGGTCACGCCCTCCTGGAGCAGGCACGACCTAGCCACGACAAGGCCCTGCAGCATGCACTGGAGCAGGCCGAAGGCGTCCCAGAGCTCGCGACTCTCGTGCGTGTCGTCGTGCCCGACTCCCAAGCCTGACTGCTCGGCCATCGAAATGACCGCGACGTCGCTGGTCCACCAGCGACCCGGGCAGTACATGCACGCAAACGATCGTTCGAGTACATGTACGTGCGTTGTGCTCGCGGCTCCGTGAGGAGTCGTTCGCCGCGGGAGGCCGGCGACTCGTGCACCCGTACAGTGCGCCGGGTCACACCACGGGGAGGAAGTGCTCGTCGAGGACCCAGGCGTCGATGAAGTCGGCTGAGACGACGTGCGTGTACCAGTACAGCCCGGGGTCAACTTCGTAGGGCTTCTCGAGGACGAGGCCTGGGTGCCCGGCGACGTAGGCGCGCGACGTGGCCAGCCCCCTGGCCCGGTCAGAGGGTGCGTTGGGAGGGAAGATAAGTCCTCCGAGGTCGACGAGCGCATTGTCTGCACGCCGGGCGAGCTCGGCGCACAGCCGCATCATGGTCCGCCCGGCCGTGACGTCACGGGTGTACGCGATCAGCACCACAGATGTCTCTGGCGCATAGCCGGCGACCGCGGCGAAGTTGTCGACTGACCCCGTCATCTCGGTGTGCTTAGGGGGCTCGAGGATGACATCGAGGTCGTGCTGCGAATCGAGCACAACACGAGCCACACCTTGCCCCTCGGAGGTGGATGCGTGCACCGGCTCCGCTGAGCGGCTCAGATACCTGCACGCTGTTGCCACCAGGTCCCACAGCTCATCGCGCGACATCGCACGCCGCAGCTCAACCGACGCGTCCGGACCACTCATTGGCGCAGCCTACGCACGACCTAGGCGACGCTTCTGGGTGCTGCAGCCTCCGACAGGCGTCAACCATGCCTCGCCACGGCGCACCTAAACGATCGTTTGCGTGCATGTACTGCCGCCTCCGACGCGTGCTCTCGACTCAGGCTGGCCAGATCGTACGACCGTTGACCTTCAGGTCAGAGGCGGCTACGACACCGCCATCCACCGCCATCCACAACACTTCCCCGACGTGGCCCGGCGACAGTGCCAGCTCGATGAGCACATCTGGGCCGGCCGCGACCTCGACGGTCAATGAATCAGTCGGCTCCAGCGACGGGCTGTCGCCATACGGCTCGACGTTCACGACTCGGGCTTGTCGGTCGTCATTCGTCACGCGCACTCTCAGCACACCTGGAGCGTCGCAGACCGGTGCCCGTGAGGGCGGCGACCCGCTCAGGCGCCACTCGAGTTGACAGGCTCATGCCCTCAGCGGGTGCACTTATACGAAGGTTTGAGTACATGCACGCAGGCTCGGCGCCGGTGACGTTCGCTGATCAGACCCGTTCCGAACGGGCCGGCGTCACTCGTAGACGAGGGCTGCCGAGAAGATCGCGGCCACCATGGACCAGGTGGGCTGCGCCGGCACGGGGCCCTCCATCACGTTTCGGAAGAAGCCGTCCATGCCTCTCGTCCACGCGCCAGCGGCGCTGACGTAGTCGTCGGTCCGGAGGTGCTCGAACCGATGACGAGACCGCCGCACGTCGATAGCCATCTGCTCTAGATGGCGGACGAGGTCTTCTCGGGTCTCGATGGTGTTCAGTCGCGCGTCCGGCCAGTCCATAGCGTCATCTTCGCTCGCTGCGAGTCCGCCAGATCCCGCCTCGGTCATCTCGTGACGCGGTGTCTTGTGACGTACGCCGCTTCGTCGGACGCGCGCCCTGTACCTAAACGATCGCTCAAGTGCATGTACGCGGCCTGAGCCGGTGGTCAGACGTCCGCAAGCCCGTCAAGGTGGTTGGCGACGTCGGTGTGTCCGTGGAGCAGGGCGAGCTCCGCTGGCGTGCTGCCGTCCGTGCGGACTGTTGGATCGGCGCCTGCGGCGAGGAGCGCGCGCACGCATGCGAGAGACCCTGCTTCGGCTGCCGCGACGAGCGGCTCGTCCTCGTGCGGGTCCGCTCCGGCGGCGAGTAGCAGCTCCAGCACGGGCAGGTTGCCGTTGTCGGCCGCGCGGGACAGCGGGGTCCACCCGAGGCGGTGGCTCTGGGCACGGACGTTCGCACCGGCATTCAGCAGCGCGGCGACGCTGCGCGCGTCGCCGGGGCCGGCGGCGTTCAGGAGCACGGTGAAGCCGTCGAGCGTCGCCGCCTGGGGGTCTGCCCCCGCCGCCAGCAGCACCTCGACGACCTCGGGGTGCCGCCGGGAGGCTGCGGCGTGCAGCGCACTCCAGCCCTCCTCGTCGGTCTCGGCGACGTCGGCGCCCTGCGACAGCAGCGAGCGGACGAGTTCTACGTCGCCCGTCGCTGCGGCGTGCACCAACGGCGGCAGGC
The Cellulomonas sp. NS3 DNA segment above includes these coding regions:
- a CDS encoding MarR family winged helix-turn-helix transcriptional regulator, with translation MAFSDDDTEVRAQGWRTLALFHDLIATELEAALQQSVQLSVVEYTLLDVLSRQVGEHHLRMAQVARATALSRSATTRLVTRLEERDLITRFLCVDDRRGIYTELTPAGHALLEQARPSHDKALQHALEQAEGVPELATLVRVVVPDSQA
- a CDS encoding DUF6368 family protein gives rise to the protein MSGPDASVELRRAMSRDELWDLVATACRYLSRSAEPVHASTSEGQGVARVVLDSQHDLDVILEPPKHTEMTGSVDNFAAVAGYAPETSVVLIAYTRDVTAGRTMMRLCAELARRADNALVDLGGLIFPPNAPSDRARGLATSRAYVAGHPGLVLEKPYEVDPGLYWYTHVVSADFIDAWVLDEHFLPVV
- a CDS encoding ankyrin repeat domain-containing protein, yielding MSLEQQVDQDEQEFLAGLPPLVHAAATGDVELVRSLLSQGADVAETDEEGWSALHAAASRRHPEVVEVLLAAGADPQAATLDGFTVLLNAAGPGDARSVAALLNAGANVRAQSHRLGWTPLSRAADNGNLPVLELLLAAGADPHEDEPLVAAAEAGSLACVRALLAAGADPTVRTDGSTPAELALLHGHTDVANHLDGLADV
- a CDS encoding alkene reductase encodes the protein MTVLMKPLTLGALALPNRVIMAPLTRRRAGEGRVPTELMAGYYAQRAGAGLIISEATSVSPQGVGYPGTPGIWSSEQTEGWQRVTRAVHERGGRMMLQLWHVGRISDPELLGGELPVAPSAVTPAGRVSVLRPKRAYTRPRALETDEVAGIVEDFRRGALNAKTAGFDGVELHAANGYLIDQFLQDSTNHRTDHYGGSVENRARFLLEITDAVAGVWGVDRVGVHLRPRGEEHDMGDSDPRELFGYVAEQLGARGVAFLFVREIEAADSQLAHMRKRFGGPVIANEEMDHAGGARLIEAGVADAVAFGRDYIATPDLAERIAAGQPWNEQNLRTFYPQPGVDLAVGYTDYPSLAH
- a CDS encoding DUF7660 family protein: MDWPDARLNTIETREDLVRHLEQMAIDVRRSRHRFEHLRTDDYVSAAGAWTRGMDGFFRNVMEGPVPAQPTWSMVAAIFSAALVYE